In Eriocheir sinensis breed Jianghai 21 chromosome 23, ASM2467909v1, whole genome shotgun sequence, a single window of DNA contains:
- the LOC127002505 gene encoding uncharacterized protein LOC127002505 has translation MYKGIVLYCSHALSVILPSLPCCRIMSEGGSRGDVAMRADANVHRPGVTPEEMAAGYDEWSENYEEMMIWKGGYRGPAITLEEALRWVPPERRAKARVLDVAAGTGCVGRELHREGFRWVPQGRRQGDVRSPYLNILQSTASCLPVPQPQHESNAKR, from the exons atgtataaaggaatcgtactgtactgtagtcatgccctgtctgtgattctcccgtctcttccctgctgcaggataatgtctgagggcggcagtcggggcgacgtggcaatgagggcggACGCGAACGTCCACaggccgggggtcacgccggaggagatggcggccggctacgacgagtggtccgagaactacgaggagatg atgatctggaaaggcgggtaccgtggccccgccatcacgctggaggaggcgctgcgttgggtacccccggagcggcgagccaaggccagggtgctggacgtggccgccgggacgggCTGTGTGGGtcgcgaactccaccgggaaggcttcaggtgggtgccgcagggccgcagacagggggatgtccggtcaccatacttaaatatcctccagtccactgcctcctgcctgccagtgcctcagcctcaacacgagtccaacgccaagagatga